One Helianthus annuus cultivar XRQ/B chromosome 7, HanXRQr2.0-SUNRISE, whole genome shotgun sequence genomic region harbors:
- the LOC110867847 gene encoding short-chain dehydrogenase TIC 32 B, chloroplastic: MKETMNYLFGSVGPTGYGSKSTAEQVTHNFQTGSSFTAIVTGATSGIGAETARVLAKRGVRIVMPARNLKAAEEMKANILSEFPDSDIIVLMLDLSSICSIRSFVAEFQALNLPLNLLINNAGKYSHSHRISEDGIEMTFATNYLGHFLLTKLLMEKMIETAKITGVQGRIVNVSSGIHTWFSGDLLRSVAQITRDKSEYDATRAYAISKLANVLHTKELARRLEQMDANVIVNCVHPGIVRTRLTRDHEGFLTNLIFFLASKLLKTIPQAAATTCYVATHPSLTNVNGKYFVDCNIASPSKLGCNPDEAARLWSFSEVMVSTEPKTHVDHFHGLE, encoded by the exons ATGAAGGAAACGATGAACTACCTCTTCGGCTCCGTCGGTCCAACCGGCTACGGTTCCAAATCCACCGCCGAACAAGTCACTCATAACTTCCAAACCGGTTCCTCCTTCACCGCCATCGTCACCG GTGCAACGTCTGGGATCGGAGCTGAGACGGCTCGGGTCCTTGCAAAGCGGGGTGTTCGTATTGTCATGCCTGCAAGGAACTTAAAAGCGGCTGAGGAGATGAAGGCGAATATTTTATCTGAGTTTCCTGATTCGGATATTATTGTTCTAATGCTTGATCTTAGCTCAATTTGTTCCATTAGGAGTTTTGTTGCGGAATTTCAAGCTCTTAATTTGCCTCTTAACCTTTTAAT AAATAATGCCGGAAAGTACTCTCACAGTCACCGGATATCTGAAGATGGGATAGAGATGACGTTTGCGACTAATTATTTAG GTCATTTTTTGTTGACGAAACTGCTGATGGAGAAAATGATCGAGACGGCCAAAATAACCGGTGTACAAGGTCGTATAGTGAACGTGTCGTCTGGCATCCATACCTGGTTTTCTGGCGACTTGCTTCGTTCCGTTGCTCAAATTACTAGAGATAAGAG TGAGTATGATGCAACACGTGCATATGCAATCTCGAAGCTCGCTAACGTTTTGCATACCAAGGAACTTGCTCGGAGACTCGAG CAAATGGATGCGAATGTGATCGTAAACTGTGTGCATCCTGGGATTGTGAGAACGCGATTAACCAGAGATCATGAAGGCTTCTTGACAA ACCTCATATTTTTTCTTGCTTCAAAGCTGTTAAAAACAATTCCTCAG gCGGCTGCGACGACATGTTATGTTGCAACTCATCCAAGTCTGACAAATGTGAATGGAAAATACTTTGTCGATTGCAACATAGCTTCACCATCGAAACTAGGTTGCAATCCGGATGAAGCTGCTCGGTTATGGTCGTTTTCTGAAGTCATGGTTTCTACTGAACCCAAAACACATGTTGACCATTTCCATGGATTAGAATAA